ACAGCACTTCTATTAGACACACCGGAATCGGGACGATTCAAATTGCTAGTCTACCATTTAAAGACCAAGTCCGTTTGAATCTGACAGGCACTATTCTAGAGCAGGACAGTATTCCAGGATTTTTGGTGCAGATTCAGCCAGACCCGATATTGATGATGCAAAAAAAACTGGTAGTAAACTGTTTGGTTAATACATTGACAAGCATTTTGGAAGTGACTAATGGCCAGCTACTCGAAAATCCTCACTATAAACGACTTCTAGCACCTTTTTTAGCAGAGATAACGGATACCTTCGGCTGGAATGAACAAAAAAAAGAGACATGCAAACAGTACGTTTGGAAGGTTATTAAGCAGACAGCTGCAAATAAGTCTTCTATGCTGAAGGACATAGAGGCAGGGAGAGAGACAGAAATTGATGCTATCTTAGGGTATGTGTTGAAGATTGCTGCACAGACAAATAAACATCTGCCGTTATGCGCTGCCTATTATGCCATGCTAAAAGGCAAAGAGCAGGAAAGGAAAGGGGGGATATAATGTTTCAATTTACGTCTGCAGTCATTAGTTTTTTCGTTGCATTCCCAGTTATTTGCTATCTTTTGATATTTATCCTCAGTAAACAAATGACGAAAAAACATAAATTATCTGTACATATTGCGTTAGATATAAGCACGCTCTTTTTTATCATTTCTGTCCATTTTTTAATTATATCTATTTGGGGAAAGTCCATGCTGTCTTATATATTGTTAGTGATCCTTTTTATTGGTGTCTTCATTGTGATCCTTCATTGGAAAGTGAAACAAGAAATTATTTATAAGAAAGTCTTCCGAGGATTTTGGAGAATTAACTTTCTGCTCTTTTTTTGTGCCTATCTTTTTTTAATGGCATACGGACTCGTCTACTATGTAATGAAACAGTTTGGCATATAGCTAATGAGCATATCTGAAAGAAAAAGACAATTTTTAAGCAAAGTCTTTTTCTTTTTTTTAAAGAGAATGCTATACTCTCTATGTATGTAAAGTATAGGTTATTTTCTTTAAGCAATATAATAATCACGGACGACATAAAATAATAAATAAAAATGAAAACTTTTTTGATGAGAAAGGAAGTACATAAATGGAGATGGTAAATCTCTCGTTGCCAGCGGGGAATCAGTTTGTGACAGATTATTTATCACAGGACGATAAAGTGAAAGGTTTTTATCATTATAATCATGGTGATAAAGATAGTTATTTTCAAAGGGTGAAGGAACTGGAGAAGAGACAGTTCATGAGAAATGAATTAGCTGATCATATTGCTGGTTATATGAGAGCTTTTCCGCAATCAGAGAAAGTCCAGCAAAATATCGCCAATTTAAGAAAGGACAACAGTGTTGTTGTCATTGGTGGACAACAGGCTGGTATACTTACAGGCCC
This DNA window, taken from Niallia sp. Man26, encodes the following:
- a CDS encoding DUF3397 domain-containing protein: MFQFTSAVISFFVAFPVICYLLIFILSKQMTKKHKLSVHIALDISTLFFIISVHFLIISIWGKSMLSYILLVILFIGVFIVILHWKVKQEIIYKKVFRGFWRINFLLFFCAYLFLMAYGLVYYVMKQFGI
- a CDS encoding 2-dehydropantoate 2-reductase; the protein is MKISIIGGGAIGLLCAAYLAPKHDVTVFVRTQSQKAQLREKGLTLFLANKEEQHHFTVELFENWDGAGDLSIITVKQYQLLPVMKKVTELSSEIRGLLFLQNGMAHLEALNSLAVEELYVGIVEHGVMKLDSTSIRHTGIGTIQIASLPFKDQVRLNLTGTILEQDSIPGFLVQIQPDPILMMQKKLVVNCLVNTLTSILEVTNGQLLENPHYKRLLAPFLAEITDTFGWNEQKKETCKQYVWKVIKQTAANKSSMLKDIEAGRETEIDAILGYVLKIAAQTNKHLPLCAAYYAMLKGKEQERKGGI